ccagaaatgcatatcttctggaacacctataagtaaggggagaactacaaacttacacatcacattctttttagtaacattgtatatgaatatggtccctttacataatatatcattgcaaaccattttctgcgcctccaactgtatccaatcagtctcagttatagtctgattgaacacggtcctccacacctgctcattgccagtcatgagcatagtttgaagtgtgttcttttgttgttgctgataaatggtctgcaaggtacatattgaccaattaacatagttagatatgttagaatttatttcatatgaaaacctattagatgcatcttgcaaatcaagcattattgtgtccacatccgtttgcatactaaagggctgccatatagtgggcatccagttagcctgcaatgtgagcacatctttaataccacttcccgcattatgcattcgattagctaaagtctctatatcaaaaccattaatagtcccagaaagcgctccgtagcctccgagtaaggtatcataccaagctcgacgggaacgcttggtaggacaagtccttgagggtggaaactgcacggaggcttgtataacagtcttttgagcatctcgtcccaccaggcgacaggtggatggaaccctttttatatgtccaggatctattttagaagcattaatgttcacgaataccaggaactggccccacatggcccgattctcgatctccgttgcattcccacacgtaattacttctgtctcatttaagggaaatgaaaactgcactcccgtatttgtacaattctgaacatattgtatcaccagggagtaattgagatatggcaactcttttggtctctgacagcaggacactttcacaagtgacgtaatgtttatttgtcccgttgccttatgcagtgcatatgaaggacggtaagtcgaacttatatgcgataatggatttccactccagatagtcccatcaaaggtaatattcacgatataacatttctggttggcttcacaagtgaagttgtcttgcttcctggttcgggttgaattcctccagccccacgaataatcattccttccggtgtcattgacgcggatccctggcgtccacgcatcacctactgcgaacaccgaacacatgacgccaaggattccaaaaatgattatgtgattctagagaaggcaaggaaacaagcattattcccgcaaatagcacttttcttgtgggacatattcccatttctctactccgggtcgcataataagcaaagttcgatctttccccacagcaataacctctgccggggagggcggtccttggtgattctgaacccatattttggcccctacattagtaacatcagttgagccaaaacctttatctcctcttacagtaagttcagtgggggccaccccttcttccatttgtgtcagatacactggtattaatagcagctgtgccatgcgctcctttttccctattatcagaggatctgttcctaaatttatcatgattactttaatttccccctgataatctgcatctatgactccccctaggactactgcacttctcagagcaaaacttgatctagtagctatctgcccgaagtgattctccgggatcttgcatcctagccctgtgggaatagtactcacctttcctggggctatcaccaccgtatcaagagcgtatagatccaaccctgcagcggcaggagtggctctataaggtgcctgcgcatctggattaattttccagtacaagattgtctctaccttagctacatctatactgagattgggtgttagcatgcgcattaagggtgtcatagaatcagtgatgggcctgttgttgataatctgtaaagcagaagtcagattatctctccattgaccatatttgtcggtctcagtgagcttcttcagggtagattttaataacccattcattcgttccaccaagcccgcggcctgtggatagtagggcatatgatatacccattctatgttgtttttactggcatactcttttacctgatttccggtaaaatgtgaaccattgtctgtctggatctgcaggggagtcccataatactgggtaataacttccagagtacgtaaagtactccattgtgttgctgttttacacgggaatcccaccatcagacctgagaatgtatctactgctgtacaaatatacttacatcctctgctctcagggaggggccctacaaaatccatctgccaaatctgcgctggcaactggcctctccctatgtgtcccattactgtatgaggcacttctcgtttttgaacatgttgacatactggacattgcgcgattacttgtttgatcatgtctactgtcaatgggatacctctttcttgtgcccacctgtaagtggccttctctcccaagtgtccacttttttggtgagcccaaacagctgtaccttgaagccatgcttccttttccttgtcaggttcttgtacggcaacagaaatcgatgctgccgcatctgcttgagaattaaataaacgttccaatgagtcaagagggacatgagcatcaacatgaaacacagtacttttggtactcctaatgaattcctctatgtcttgccaaagctctttcccccacaattccttaccatgaatgttccagtcgttcttcttccatcccatgatccaagtggccaaaccattggcaactgaccatgagtccgtatacaaatgacattcttgcccttgttcctgcttcagagctaagaatactgcacaaagttctgcatattgactactcttaccttctccttccatgaccaacgtcttgtctaattttggattaaaggctacacttttccatctacgtcttccactgatatacttggccgaaccatccgtgaaccaagcatgctctttttgggagtctgtcaactcagagtaaggtattcccatctttactggggattcctccatttgcgctactggtgtaacctgaccatctggagggatatcagctatcttttcatgcagggcagctatccccccttcaccttttttcgctctttccgagatgtaccatttccacttaatgatactctgctcctgggcatgtcctatccgattggactttggattagataatacccaactcatgatgggtatttgcggccttagaaggactatgtgtcctgtcgtcaattgttcagtatccaccagggcccaataacatgccaacagctgttgctccagtggagtgtatttttctcctgcatctggtaatttccgattccagaagcctagtggcgctcttttgcccccttgcttctgccacaatgaccagtttgcatacatatgctgaactgatacatgaagttctatctcaccatcttgtaaaggccataaatctacagcctgttgtatggcttattttactgcctcaaatgcaacctgttgctcttctccccacgtgaactcgtacttcttgcgagtcaccttgtaaagaggagcaagaagctgccccagatgcggaatgtgttgtctccagaatccaaacaatcctatgtaggattgtgtttccttcttgtctttcggagtgggaaaatttaagattttctgccttgccttagggagaatctccctatggcccttattccattgaattcctaagaatttcaccgtctgagaggggccctgcaccttgctatcatttatttcccatcctttttctcgcagatgatgtaacaatctgtccaattgtttctttacagattgttcatccggtccctgaatcattatatgatcgatataatgtgaaaactgcatttgtgatggtaaatcaaactcatccaaatgttctgccaccgtccggtgacagatggttggactatgtatccaaccttgtggcaatcgagtgaacgtatattgacgtccttgccacgtaaaggcaaactgatcttgtgccttttcttctattggaattgtgaagaacgcttgtgcgatatcaatcacagcgtaccattgtccactgtgactttggatctgctccacaattgtaatggtgtctgggacagctgccgtcaagggaggtgtttgtttattcaactccctgtaatcgacagtcatcctccaagacccatcactcttcttcacaggccataccggattgttccatgctgtggttgcaggcctcacaaccccagcatcgaccaaatccttaatggtttctcctatttccttgtgacctccaggaattctgtattgcttcatagcaaccagttttcctgcaggagggatgtgtacgggtggcattttgacctttcccaccgtaactggacaagcttttatccctattttccttacgccaaaggcaaacttaccatcttcgaggtgtagtgtcaatcctttcagaatatctatgccaatgatatattccggaataggtactactaacaccgtgtatttacgtaagggcaaattgcccagtttcaaagttacctgtgtctgtactccctcagtaacttttcctcccaatcctgaaatattaacttttggacctttaaactttttgggatttccataaatcagagtagcctccgcccctgtatctactaaagctgggaccctttggacattaccccctttccaatgtatggctagcgggacgtagggtctgtcatcccgcctaacccagacaggggcttggcttgctacctatgcggaatcagaatctgattcctccaggagcggagcagatggcttcaaatggtcctgcacttgggtagctaccattgcagccatctccttccatggatagatcttttgaaagtcctcccattctaatttcttaggttctaaattagtgacctgcttctctctctttttagaagcttttggggccactgaatcttcccttttatccacctttttgttggataataccttctgtttataaagacgccacaaatcacctgtatcttttccatcaatggcgtccttggagactccagctttcaggagagcctgaaacatatctctacgagatacccttggcactcctgaatcaccagtcccctgggaactaggattcctagacctatcacgatctgttcgcttttcctctctatcccagtttcccatatcttgcaattcccgcattctagccacgaccgcagacattggctcattagtcatggatagaagtagggtcatcatcacggctttataagccggaggtgcagtcttaattaaacgatttctaactcctgctgtcagccgagtctccaaataatcttccatatgctcgatgataattaatgagaccctcatagcttcctccttcaacctttcaatgccatccctgatagtgtaccaaggtttgtcattgattggaatgtctgcctctgttgggaatttattaagaaacccattggttactatattaaacagggaaatagcactttctccttgatgattaggaaaatattctctaaaatttctactgattactggatctctagttagagtaacaaatctcattgcatcttttggatccaacattaccccagtcgccccgtgctcaaatagacggaccaaccatggtatgtcagattccccaggcctttgcctaaatctactcagtatatcatcaacttctgactgagaaaaatcctctagggtaagcctggtgcgcctatgtggcaccaattcttcttgcaccaacagtctcccatcggcatcgtacatatagtttccctgatcgtcatacctgggcaacctttgcccatcatgacctacgataggctgggtatcgggtccatattcagtagtttccttccttctgctaatgggctgggcacgttttaaagcaggtggatcaattattggattgggtgggtcttcccaatcccccttatgccagtcctcctcccccgaagaagatgaggaatcccataagtctccatcccacttatctgggtcccagttcacagaagcagaagctatagctctcgatacctttcgcttatcaactttacctttacgtttcttatatttattctgagcaacttttacaacagccttttctgcaatattctgataatgttctattttttcctttatcagcctttggttacattccaacaccactctctttccttcagattctgctaacttttgttctgcctgattaagttttcttattagttgggacttctttttatggatattcctataggctgaggccaatacccaatttctcctacccaactgaactgcatcacctgccttggcaggggtctcctcgagtaccttaacaacatcgaggggctctgaatcttttagcttactatcccatgattctgcaagcccactatgcatcaactcctgagctaatatatcatagggaccctcggaccagccggggatgtctactttctgaacgattttagttttatctttcttggttctttttctaaacatattgttgtcttattggcaaaatgccaattggtgaaactttttgcgcagagttcccccttacagaactcacaaaattttggcaacttgccaattggtgaaactttgcacagaggtcccctttactgcgagacaccgccctgcaaattggcaccaatttcccaagtcctgtctcaaagttacagaactccgaaaattttggcaacgtgccaatttggtgaaattttgcacagaggtcccccttacggcgaggcaccaccctgcaaactggcaccaatttcccaagtcctgtctcaaagttacagaactccgaaagttttggcaacgtgccaatttggtgaaactctgcacagagttcccctttacaaaattttggcaacgtgccaatctggtgaaactttgcacagaggtcccccttacggcgaggcaccaccctgcaaactggcaccgatttcccgagtcctgtctcaaagttacagaactccgaaaattttggcaacgtgccaattggtgaaattttgcacaaaggtcccgcttattgctagacacaaccgtgcaaactggcaccaatctcccaagtcctgtctcaaagttacagaacttataaaattttggcagtatgccaatgggttcaacagggactacttactgcgactatcaatttgtatttactattattactctatcacctatcaaagcaaagttataaccatttgaaccccttggcaatgggccaaaaatctaatatggcgacagcaacccccccgtgcactgagaagcactgtcacaataccaaattatacagtaatataaccttaccaaagacaacaatatcctgccgactacgccaatttatgtcttacctgctcaagttttggctattctttaacctcattggcatacctaccaagcataccgtctgagacagttttcaaagtaagacaaatataaaacacaggtttatttactctttagtatatgtaagtaaaatagttaattaacatataggcattgagatcacatgggtaacaaagataagcatcaatacgtcaccggatattgtagcatcactccgcaatcgggggatctccaggtacgatttatAGGAGGAATCCGGttagtacgccgatacgtctatcgaccacaacaaaacgagtcccCACCCCTCCCTGAAGATCACCCTTATTTAtgctgttcttacattacgtggcatatctgcttctgcgcagttatgggtatatacgtcattctaatatggctattcaggttctagacatgcgtaatagatgattggcaacaaaatatattgaatattttgtccatgaagttatcgacatctgtgttgtattatgagtcattcttgctgtatcataccatatatgtcgaaaatattctgcttttgaacaaatgttagcagaatattcagacgggtcattagttcattgaagttctggttaactcatacggcaactagttatttgattaccttcctctgacacaatcatccagttcaatcgtatcccatacgtatcACAGAGGGGTGGGGCTTTGTCTAAAAAAGACCGTTTTCCTCCCTCCCTCATCTGCATGTGTTTCTCTGTATAGTTATTTGTGTTTGAGATGCATAGATCCAGTATGTCTGTGGGGGAATCTGCCATAGGGGAGTTTAGTAAAATCCTTTCTATATTTTCAGTGGTCTGTGGATTGGTTTCGGGAGTGAATATCATATAGTCTTGATTAGACTCTTTCCTACTTCTATTCATCGTGTTCTGTCGGTTTTGATTTGAGGTTCTAGTTTGTACTGGAGTACATTCTGCTGTACTGCAGAACGTAGAGTCAATAGTGATGAGAGAGTTGACGTTTTCATCTAAATATTGTGCTGCTGAGGAATAAAAGGAGACTATTGTTTCTATTGTGGTTAGTGCCTGAACCTTTGGTGTAACTAATGTCAGTTTGTGTTGCACCATCTGAGATGGATCTTGTTGGTCTAGTGACAGGGTTCTGTTGTCTACGTTTATTGTAGTGGTTATAACTTCTAGGATGGTGGTTCTCATATCGATGTTTTTGATAATTATTATGATATGAGATTTGTTGATCATCTTTCCTTTTGTTTTCTATGGTGTTTCTATTAATGTTATGGgctcttctttctctttcttgatAATATGTGTGTCTATATTTTTGGGTCTGATTATATATTGGTGCATTATCAtgtctatgtctgtgtgtgtattctCCTTGTGGTCCTCCTCTTTGTTGTCTAGAATTGGGGACTTGTTTGTTTCTGGGCAATCTCTGATTGTTGTATCTTCTGTAGTCTTTGTTATTCCcatttctttctgtgctttcatcTATATTCTCTGGGGGAACTGGATCTTTTCTCCTATTCCTTTTTATAATCCTTTGgataatattttttgtatttaaaatctATAGCGTCTCgtgatagtttttttgtttttctaataaTGATCTCTCTCAAAACCTTCTATATGTCATACGATTTCCTGTATTATATCCCCCTGGTCTTCAGATAAGACTAAGCTTCTAATACACCTAGAGAGGATGGAAAATCGTTTAGCAATTAATTTGTCAAGCATAAGTGTTGAAAAAGTATTCAACATGAGGAGccattccccccaaaaaaactttgTCTTGGGGAAAAGCTGGGCCTATGGTTACCCTTTACCTCTAGGGGCAATGTTATTGATGTTATAAATTTTTAGAAAAACAAGATCTAAAGAATGTCTCCATATATTCTGTACATGGTCTTTAATTTCATATTTTCCTGTGATTTCTTGATCTTCTGTTGTTGTCCATTCTAAATCTTCATTCGTGATAGTAGGAATTGTCTCCAGGTCTATGTCATGTAAGTCCTCTTTCACTTGGATTAGTGCTTCCAAAATTTTACTGTCAAGTAGTGACCATGCTTTCTTGATCTTCTCCATCCTGATGCCACACTAAGAATCGCTATCTCCCTTCAAAAAAGATC
This genomic window from Eleutherodactylus coqui strain aEleCoq1 chromosome 12, aEleCoq1.hap1, whole genome shotgun sequence contains:
- the LOC136586618 gene encoding uncharacterized protein, which translates into the protein MASRYSCLGSPKKWTLGREGHLQNHIIIFGILGVMCSVFAVGDAWTPGIRVNDTGRNDYSWGWRNSTRTRKQDNFTCEANQKCYIVNITFDGTIWSGNPLSHISSTYRPSYALHKATGQINITSLVKVSCCQRPKELPYLNYSLVIQYVQNCTNTGVQFSFPLNETEVITCGNATEIENRAMWGQFLVFVNINASKIDPGHIKRVPSTCRLVGRDAQKTVIQASVQFPPSRTCPTKRSRRAWYDTLLGGYGALSGTINGFDIETLANRMHNAGSGIKDVLTLQANWMPTIWQPFSMQTDVDTIMLDLQDASNRFSYEINSNISNYVNWSICTLQTIYQQQQKNTLQTMLMTGNEQVWRTVFNQTITETDWIQLEAQKMVCNDILCKGTIFIYNVTKKNVMCKFVVLPLLIGVPEDMHFWVPRFNGIYIDDQNRTHDLSLCDDTLEGTICKVQSAVYEPCLLQNTINVCEWTVLPLTFKMMVEIAPQEVCLASNHPVVPGMVVPFSGCLRNVSALVWENETFVLLPEQDKTVAVNWQPLPLNVSNWDLNLTKFKKLLEDTEEVQQHIKLLNRSLATHIVSTTVIAGKIVKMGSAIADATSHHWYDIFMGYSSSAQTTLNWLIHPVLVLAIVVILLSLWNCFMAYKVFCRKPKVLMVSYGK